From the Lolium rigidum isolate FL_2022 chromosome 2, APGP_CSIRO_Lrig_0.1, whole genome shotgun sequence genome, one window contains:
- the LOC124686992 gene encoding cytochrome c-type biogenesis CcmH-like mitochondrial protein — translation MASEEDVKQRQIVEDRARNISHNVRCTECGSQSIEDSQADVAVLLRRLIRDEIKSGKSDKEIYKKLEDDFGETVLYAPKFDLQTAAIWLSPVIVGGVAAGIWAYQKHRQRTNVHIMALNLVRGVPLTPREKETMIDILTPPPPPRRWWWPIK, via the exons ATGGCCAGTGAGGAGGATGTGAAGCAGCGGCAAATCGTTGAAGACCGTGCAAGAAATATTAGCCACAATGTCCGGTGCACCGAGTGTGGCAGCCAGTCCATTGAAGATTCACAAGCAGATGTTGCAGTTCTCCTTAGAAGG CTAATTCGTGATGAGATAAAATCTGGAAAGAGTGATAAGGAGATCTACAAAAAGCTGGAAGACGACTTTGGAGAAACAGTTCTATATGCCCCTAAATTTGATCTTCAAACTGCTGCTATATGGTTATCACCG GTCATTGTGGGTGGTGTAGCAGCTGGTATCTGGGCTTATCAAAAGCACAGGCAAAGGACCAACGTTCACATTATGGCTCTGAACCTGGTCAGAGGGGTTCCCCTGACTCCAAGGGAGAAGGAGACCATGATTGACATCCttacacctcctccaccaccaaggaggtggtggtggcctaTCAAGTGA
- the LOC124686991 gene encoding galactoside 2-alpha-L-fucosyltransferase-like, whose amino-acid sequence MDVERSSPTPAPSSLVAELDTVKKRWWRLRSRARRALPAVCVVAATVLAFVVLSAPGDGWPTLPSNRVSVQDHEPPSSNLTADQLLDGLLTAEFSSGSCRSRYEFASYHDNKKRNRPSHKPSPYLLGKLRRHEALQKRCGPGTAPYRAAIRQLKSGDGAVAADTDGCRYLVSIPYQGLGNRMLATASAFLYAVLTERALLIHHDVGALFCEPFPSTTWLLPLSGWFGGGFPLAHLEDYDGDSKESLGNMLKANVLSVGADGNATWSDGGRRPPYVYLHLEGRYDFDDKLFYCDEHQRLLRGAPWLLMKTDSYLVPGLFLVPSFQDELGRMFPEKDTAFHHLGRYLFHPVNDVWRAVTGYYGAHLAGAGQRVGLQIRVYTRKQKLRHVMDQVLSCVRREKLLLLDDPPSKTAASNASVVADQAVLVTSLTSWYYERISDAYGGDRRVHLHQPSHEGRQKWGDRSHNGRALSEMYLLSTCDVLVTTGFSTFGYVAQGLGGLRPWIMPATPIWSPDTGVVPDPPCVRAISVEPCFHSPSYRDCAAWKDVDVSKVLPYVRRCEDVSWGIKIANGSSQW is encoded by the exons ATGGACGTCGAGCGCAGCAGCCccacgccggcgccgtcgtcgctcGTGGCCGAGCTGGACACCGTGAAGAAGCGGTGGTGGCGTCTTCGAAGCCGAGCGAGGAGGGCTCTGCCGGCCGTCTGCGTCGTAGCGGCGACCGTGCTCGCCTTCGTCGTGCTCTCCGCCCCTGGGGACGGCTGGCCGACGCTTCCCAGCAACAGGGTCTCCGTGCAAG ATCATGAACCTCCGTCGTCCAACCTCACCGCCGACCAGCTCCTGGACGGCCTGCTGACCGCGGAGTTCAGCTCGGGCTCGTGCCGGAGCCGCTACGAGTTCGCGAGCTACCACGACAACAAGAAGAGGAACCGCCCGTCGCATAAACCATCCCCCTACTTGCTCGGCAAGCTCCGGAGGCACGAAGCCCTCCAGAAGCGGTGCGGCCCCGGCACGGCCCCGTACAGGGCGGCGATCCGGCAGCTCAAGTCCGGCGATGGCGCCGTCGCCGCTGACACGGACGGCTGCCGCTACCTGGTCTCCATTCCCTACCAAGGCCTCGGCAACCGGATGCTGGCGACGGCGTCGGCCTTCCTCTACGCGGTGCTCACGGAGCGCGCCCTCCTCATCCACCACGACGTGGGCGCCCTCTTCTGCGAGCCCTTCCCTAGCACGACGTGGCTGCTCCCTCTCTCGGGCTGGTTCGGCGGCGGCTTCCCGCTCGCCCACCTCGAGGACTACGACGGCGACTCCAAGGAGAGCCTCGGCAACATGCTCAAGGCCAACGTCCTCTCCGTCGGCGCCGACGGGAACGCGACGTGGTCGGACGGAGGCCGCCGGCCGCCCTACGTGTACCTGCACCTGGAGGGCCGGTACGACTTCGACGACAAGCTCTTCTACTGCGACGAGCACCAGCGGCTCCTCCGCGGCGCGCCGTGGCTGCTGATGAAGACGGACAGCTACCTCGTCCCGGGGCTCTTCCTCGTGCCGTCGTTCCAAGACGAGCTGGGCAGGATGTTTCCCGAGAAGGACACCGCGTTCCACCACCTCGGGCGGTACCTGTTCCACCCGGTGAACGACGTGTGGCGCGCGGTCACCGGGTACTACGGCGCGCACCTCGCCGGCGCCGGGCAGCGCGTCGGCTTACAGATCCGGGTGTACACCAGGAAGCAGAAGCTCCGGCACGTCATGGACCAGGTCCTCTCGTGCGTCCGCAGGGAGAAGCTGCTGCTGCTTGATGATCCCCCGTCCAAGACGGCAGCCAGCAACGCGTCCGTCGTCGCCGACCAGGCCGTGCTGGTCACCTCCCTGACCTCGTGGTACTACGAGAGGATCAGTGACGCGTACGGCGGCGATCGCAGGGTGCACTTGCACCAGCCCAGCCACGAGGGGCGGCAGAAGTGGGGCGACAGATCGCACAACGGGAGGGCGCTGAGCGAGATGTACCTTCTCAGCACCTGCGACGTGCTCGTCACCACCGGCTTCTCCACCTTCGGCTACGTCGCGCAGGGGCTCGGCGGACTAAGGCCATGGATCATGCCCGCCACGCCCATCTGGTCGCCGGACACTGGGGTGGTGCCAGACCCGCCGTGCGTGCGAGCCATCTCCGTCGAGCCCTGCTTCCACTCCCCGTCCTACCGCGACTGCGCCgcctggaaggacgtggacgtgaGCAAGGTGCTGCCGTACGTCCGGCGCTGTGAGGACGTGAGCTGGGGTATCAAGATTGCCAACGGTAGCAGCCAGTGGTAA